A window of Adhaeribacter arboris genomic DNA:
GGAATACCGGAAAGATCAAACGGAGGAACAGCAGGAGAAAGATTTCATTTATCCTACAACTTTAATCCGGATGGGAATTCTAAAAAAAGTAGAATTACGGGTAAATGTAGATTTTGAAAAACAAAAACATCACTATGCGGCAAGTTCCAGTTTACCGGGACCACAAACCAAACTGCAAGGTTTTGATAATGTGCGGGTAGGTACGAAAATAGAATTAGTAAAAGGCGAGGGTGCCCTGCCCACTATAGGAATTTTAGGTAATGTAACGTTACCAGTCGGCAATAAAGATTTGCGGCCGCCGCACACGGCACCGGAAGGCCGGTTGCTTTTTAAAAACGAATTATCCGAAAAGCTGAATTTACAATACAATTTTGGTTACCATAAGCATAAAGAAGAAGAAGAATATCGGGGCGAAATGATTTACACGGTTAATGCTAATTTTAAAGTTGCCGATACCTTCCAGGCCTTTGCCGAATACGAAGCCACGAAAGCGGTCCATCAATCCGTTGATAGCAGTATAAATGGTGGTTTTATGTTTAAAATATTA
This region includes:
- a CDS encoding transporter, with protein sequence MKHTLLVTFLSVVLPCICFAQTTEEAPELESDRPTFTQGATVVPSKTIQIETGLEYRKDQTEEQQEKDFIYPTTLIRMGILKKVELRVNVDFEKQKHHYAASSSLPGPQTKLQGFDNVRVGTKIELVKGEGALPTIGILGNVTLPVGNKDLRPPHTAPEGRLLFKNELSEKLNLQYNFGYHKHKEEEEYRGEMIYTVNANFKVADTFQAFAEYEATKAVHQSVDSSINGGFMFKILPNLQVDVFGGTSVSEAAPDFYTGAGVTWRIPR